The Vigna unguiculata cultivar IT97K-499-35 chromosome 11, ASM411807v1, whole genome shotgun sequence genomic sequence ACCTatctccattttctttttcatcctcCAATCAAATTGTGAatgtgtatttattattttatttcctaattaattttatctaatgTTCTTTGTTACAATCTTTTATCTTTCCatttctaaaacaattttttacttcatttatCTGTCtgtttaaaaataactatttttcaatTGTCCAAcagaaatataagaaatatcAAATTAGACATagaaagtaattttaatatgataaaatataaactgtttttttattaatctcCTAAATTGATTACTGGCAGATAAAAATCtagatatatatatactcaattaTATAAGTCATTTCTTCTAAAATATCCCTATTATGAGAGATATAAGTCTTGATTAAATTATTAGAGAATTTAAGTCTGAATGAACAagtacatataaaatattataataattttcaacacaaaactttaaaatatcaattttatggatctttctatttatatattatatattttgttttatttatttttatcaaatataggAATCTTAATTCATCTTGAATTTCTTAAATAGTTTAATTTGATGGCAATTTCTGAATCTACTTTCAGTTGTGGACCATCTTGGTTTTAGGagattcttcttctatttttattgattatcGATGTGGGACTTTCTAGTAATCGACGTTGGACTTTCGTGAATATACCCACTTGAACAATAGTTACTTAATGTTACATTTACTTCCATTTTTGTGTAATATCAGTGAATTGTTGGCAAGTGGTGTTAAAAGTGTTCAATTCCTTGAATGGTGTCAAAACCAAAATCTGAGTAAAATGTTTCAATTTATCTCtctgtatatatatacattacaAAATTTGGATGCCCCAATAATCATAACTAGTGATTGAGGGTGTTAAGAAGGGAAACTCTGGTCTTTATCAAACGCCTAAACAGAAATTCAAAACCTTCTTCAAGATCTTGAACAACCGACTCCACTTTCTCCAACTGGTTTTGCAGTCTACTCATGTTTTCAGATTTACCAGTCTGAGAAAACATGCAGGATTGCAATGCTGCATCAAGCTGGGCAAATTCACGTTCATCTTCCAACCTAGAGCACCCTACTTTCTTCGTCTGCATTATCTTAGAAACCAAAATCCAGCTACTTGACTTCGATTGTGCACTCCCTGAGATCAAATGAAGCAGTGTCTGAAATGCTGATAGAGTTACCATTTCAACGTTCTCCATTAAACTAACCAAAGCCACTGTTTGATTATCTTTGTTTGCAGGTGCCATGCTGCATTTTCTTGTGGCACCCTTCAAATTTGCCAAGGCTTTTGAGATGGCCCTTTTGACCACTTTTCTTGAAGTCAAGAACTTTTTAATCTCTGATCTGAGTTCCACTTCACCCCCTTTTCTCCTTCTCATAATCGATTGAAGTTCTCTGATGCACTCTTTTGTGTGTAGCAGAGAGTCTTTGGCGGTTGTGCACACATCTAAGAGCCTTAAGGATCCATTCAGAAGCTCTTCCACCCAGTTTTCTTCACTCTCACGGTGAAGTGCTTCTTGAGTTAGGGGAAGCTGGAACAGTTTTTCTACACATTCATGTAGATCTTGCAACAATCCTAGCTTGTGGCTAAGTgttgaagaggaagaagaggttTCATTGGAAGCCTTTAACCTCTCCAAGTGCTCATTGCATTGTAGAATAAGTGGGTGTGGTCTAGAGGGTAAACTGTTTGAACGAGCATGGAAATGGGATTTTGAGTTCAATTGTGAGGtagccatttttttttctcagagAAGGCTAGAAATTCAGTTTTTTGATCTACCTTCTTGTTAATGCCATCTTCTGAATATATATAACAGGGTGTTGTGTTGAGGACACAAGGAATCTCATCTTAAACTAATATGAATAAGTGCTAACAAATCAAGATTTGGATCTAAACATGATCACATAATTGTTAGGAAAGTGTCTCCCACATGGAAACTCTCCAACTAACACTTTGCTGCATTTTTCTCTCTCACTTCAATGATTGAAGTTTTTTCAATTGGAATCATTTGCCAGAAAAAACTTGCATTCAATGAAGTAATTGATCTGCACGTGTGGACTATTTGATGTCTTAAACAGTGGGTGCAGTACTGCTGAGCATGTCTCTCATGCAGAAACAAGAACTGCATCTCATTGGTTTAATACAAAACTGTCTAATGGTTAGGAACGTGAGGTTTTTGCTTCGAGCTAccatctaaattaaaaatttgaatcagAAAAATACAAGATGTAGGTAAAATTGAGCATGTAGATTCAACTTCATTCCGGTGTCATGTGCTCAAGATGTATATAATGCATGGAGTCTCACATCTTAAGCAAAGATCAATGAGTGCTAACGAATCAAGATTTGAATAAAAA encodes the following:
- the LOC114169086 gene encoding uncharacterized protein LOC114169086; translated protein: MATSQLNSKSHFHARSNSLPSRPHPLILQCNEHLERLKASNETSSSSSTLSHKLGLLQDLHECVEKLFQLPLTQEALHRESEENWVEELLNGSLRLLDVCTTAKDSLLHTKECIRELQSIMRRRKGGEVELRSEIKKFLTSRKVVKRAISKALANLKGATRKCSMAPANKDNQTVALVSLMENVEMVTLSAFQTLLHLISGSAQSKSSSWILVSKIMQTKKVGCSRLEDEREFAQLDAALQSCMFSQTGKSENMSRLQNQLEKVESVVQDLEEGFEFLFRRLIKTRVSLLNTLNH